A stretch of DNA from Sugiyamaella lignohabitans strain CBS 10342 chromosome B, complete sequence:
TCATACTGTTGCTGGCAGCAATATTAATACTGCTAATAGTTCGGCTGTTGATATTGCTTTTACCATAATAATCACTAAGGCCAAAGTCGCAAAGGACAACCTTATGTTGACCGTTGCCAATATCTTCCAACAAACAGTTTTCTAGCTTTACGTCACGATGTACAATAAACTTTGACTCGTGCAAATATAGCAGAGCACTACCAAGCTGAAACACGTAACTTGCTAAAGCGTTATAGTCAAGATTCTTACCTCGAGTGGACTTCACTAAATCAAACAAAGTGCCACCCGTTATTCGTTCTGTGAAGCAATAAGTAGCCTTTTCATTTGCCTCGACTGACATCAGCTTAAGAATATGAGGATGATCTAAAGTCTTCCAAAGGGATACCTCATGATCAAATTCATTCTGAACCCGTTCCATATCTTCAGCAGTTGTGGAAGGATTGAACTTTTTTACAATCTTCACTGCCCTAACTAGCTTGGACCCTGTCTCTTCATCTATTGTATGAGCCTCACGAACTTGACTGAAACCTCCATAACCAATCATCttaccaagaaaaaagctTCCAATTTGCTCACCCATTTCAGGATCTCCGTACAAAGGATAATTAGATGCCCCCCCAACGAATGATGCATTTCTACTTGTGATACTCCCAGCACCCCCACTAGTCGTAGAGTCAGAAGTCAGACTTCCAAATTTGCTGAGATATTGGTACGCTGGAGAATCAGAGTATGAAGAATTATTTGAAAGAGATGTGGATCTCGACAAATGCGGGTTCCTTGGTGATGATGCAAACGCCCTTTTCATCCCTTCTTCAATATTTCCCAAAGCTGGATACATCGTTGCTGACCTCTCTTTCATCCGTCGAGAAAAAGGCTGCCTTGGGGATGATGATGCAGACGCGACAGTAGGAACGGATGAGTTTCCAAATCCTGTGAAGGAAGAGTTATTATTCATGGAACCAACTCGGGATATTGGCGCACTTTTCAAAGCTCCCGTTAACTGGGGCGGCAAATCTTTGGAAGAGATAGTGAGTGGCGACGACGTTTCGAGTGCATTTTTGAGTTTCTTTCTGGTGCTAAAGGGAATCTTCTTCCAGTCTGCCTCAGATAAACCGAGAGTAGGAGAGGATAGCATATAGGCAGATGCAATTGTCGGACTAAATTCGATTTCACCAGGTAAGTACTCAGGTGATATCATTGACGACTGGGTGGGAGGTTGGGCGATGCTAATATTATGGGTTGATGCAGATGTATTATGTGAGTATGATTGAGGGTCTGTAGTAGTAAGATTTGATACTGGCTGAGATGGGTGCCTTGGTTTATCCACAATTCCTAGAGTTAGTTCGGAATTTCTTTCATTTGCCAGTCCTCTTGATAACCCACTAGCATGTATCGCTGGACCA
This window harbors:
- the NNK1 gene encoding protein kinase NNK1 → MLIQGKTAGVGNSSSSSSASSSPPNHNVIHNIPAPRTHVTARSMSNPTMPVSIPSGSNKPTATIGSRAQLGSPPVLFTTGGTTSTSPNRSRLYQQLTPLVVPRVRGPDSSGSSASNSLEGQGTKNAQNNLGPSLGSISADSGVDGPVNATQEISRDNKHFQESHSQFALGPSSSSYVAAAAMYDPSTEGIGAEYIPGSVTSTFEPGTQTDDYMKMDVDQAVDMDRGIEGLGEGVGMGQGTVGTSGTGFHGISGPAIHASGLSRGLANERNSELTLGIVDKPRHPSQPVSNLTTTDPQSYSHNTSASTHNISIAQPPTQSSMISPEYLPGEIEFSPTIASAYMLSSPTLGLSEADWKKIPFSTRKKLKNALETSSPLTISSKDLPPQLTGALKSAPISRVGSMNNNSSFTGFGNSSVPTVASASSSPRQPFSRRMKERSATMYPALGNIEEGMKRAFASSPRNPHLSRSTSLSNNSSYSDSPAYQYLSKFGSLTSDSTTSGGAGSITSRNASFVGGASNYPLYGDPEMGEQIGSFFLGKMIGYGGFSQVREAHTIDEETGSKLVRAVKIVKKFNPSTTAEDMERVQNEFDHEVSLWKTLDHPHILKLMSVEANEKATYCFTERITGGTLFDLVKSTRGKNLDYNALASYVFQLGSALLYLHESKFIVHRDVKLENCLLEDIGNGQHKVVLCDFGLSDYYGKSNINSRTISSINIAASNSMNSQFESKNNSPDSSRSILTSTSSGSERSMNLIIGPSETSSILSHHQNPNSTISRSSLKTPSAGGNQELKRRSTSPARLFTSEKSNGPTSAMTANCGSMPYASPELLLSEVPILDPAIDIWAYGVVIHGLYMGQLPWNHSIPPILRSMILNNPWDEESMSKKVGPEITNLVTGCLNKDMNKRSTIRDIIYKPMFSKLRQEHSEVLS